The window GTTCGCAAGGTTCTAGATGACGTTTTAATAAAGACATGATCACATCAGaaaaagtatcctaaaacatatttttatattttaattcaaaaaagaattttttaattaccgcTCTTTGTCTAGCATCAactatttttgaataatacaGCGCTAAAGCACAGTATAAAGTAAACGTTCTAAAAACTTCCTCATCGGTTCTCGTAAAACATTCCTCCCCAATTTTATTAACAGCTTCAACAACTCCCAAAACACCTTCAACGCCCATTATTGGCATTGCTAAAACTGATCGTTCGATAAACGctgtttttgaatttaaatctCTACGGGATCTATAATCTTTAAACGAGTTTTGAATGTTTATAGTGTGGCCTGTTTTAGCCACGTTACTGGCGATGCTTtgttctttattaaaatttgcttttaattGGCGCCTTAACATAGAATTTCCTGTTAGGGCTTCGTCGTAAATATCAGCTGTCATATCTTCccgatttaaaatgtaaaatgttGCTTTTTCTGCATCGATCACTTGCTTGGCAAAGCtctgaaagaaaataaacatgaaatacgaaaaatactaaagttaaattaaatgagaTGTTTACCGCCACTTCATTAATCATCCTTCCCAATGTAATAGTGCCGGCAAAATAACATTTCGTTAAATTCATTAAGCACTCATTCAATTTCTGATTTCTTTGCATAGTCATTCGTTCTTTGTTTAAATGTATCGATGTTCCTATCCATCCAGCAATAACaacagcaatttttaaatcatttcgaTCATAATTTGGTTGAAGAACGTCTCGATACAACTCAATTACGGCTAAACATTCGTTTGTTGGTGTTACCACGGGAACTGCAAGAACTGCTTTTACAGTTGGatctaaaaagttataataatcataaataatttttaataatttgaagaATATATAGGCAACCAAATTAACATCAATATgtcaacataacctcactttaacaaaaaaatattaaccaGTAAAAGGAACTCCTTCTGGAAATCTTGCGTCGGTTAAAACATCTCCAATCATAACGTATTCTTTTCGAGCTGCGACGTAACCCGCAACTGTGCTTCCTTCTTGGACGGCCCAACCGATTTTTCGTTCCGGATTTGGATTATTCCTCGGACAACAATAATACTCTTGAAGATCTTCATTGACCATATACAATCGCGATCCAGCCGATTTagtaatcgattttaatgtgGCGACGGACTCCAATAAAACGGTGGGTAAGTCAACGGTATCatccaaaaattcatttatattTCGACCAATAATACTTGGTTTTCCCTCGAAGAAGAATTCGAGTTCCCGATCTTTCTCACTTAAAGCCGCCCTTTTACCCCGTCTTACAATGTTTACATACGGTGCAATTATTCTTTTTGTAGCTTTATCATTTCGAATCGTAAAAAGATTTGGATCGGTTTTTTTCGAGGGGgtaccatatttttttatatcatcttGTTGGTCATCTTCTATGTTTTGGCTGATTTCATTAGTTTCTTCATCCATGCTTTTAAAGTATAAACTGGtataaattgacgtttaaaaagaaattgactaattttaaatttgtttgttgaggttagatttaaattaggcaacccaaattacattttttaaggttatgtttttatttttttacaaaatcattaatatcataaaattcactcACTGTTAAAGAATTCGTTTTACTTtagaaagtaataaataacagTAATGAGTTatccaaaaattcatttaaatttatttgttgaggTTAGATTTAAATTAGGCATCCCAAATTgcattttttaaggttatgtttttatttttgaagaaattaattaaaataataaaatttcgtaaCGTAAATGTTATCGCCTTTATCCCCACTGCTAAGGAATGCGTTTTACTTtagaaagtaataaataacagTAATGCGTTGATTTTAATCTGAAATGAATGTATTTGAGGAGTTTAATCGAGTTTATAGTGATGAACAAGAAAAGTTAATAGATTTGGAGTTTAAGCGATGCGAAGGTTTGATTGTGTAATCAATTTTGAtgatattgaattaaaatgttaattaggAGTGTGTTATTTGGATCATGCGGGAGCCACATTGTACGGAGAAACTCAAATTGGAGAgattttaaaggatttaaaagaaaatttgtatgGTAATCCGCATTCAGTGAATTCAACGAGTAAATCAACTAATGATGCTATTGATATTATtcgattaaaatgtttaaagcaTTTTAATACAACCCCAGATAAATactcaataatttttacttCCGGAGCAACggaatctttaaaaataattggagAATCGTTCGATTATAATGAAGGATCTTTCGTTTACTTAGAAGATAATCATACTTCTGTATTGGGGATGAGGGATTTTGCTGAAAAAACCAAGGTTATTTTATGTGATGAAGCTGATTTTTTACTAAATAAATCGTCCCGATTCACAGAGGAAAATTTGATGAcgcaaaataattctttatttgtttatccagcgcaaagtaattttaatggaaaaaaatatccTTTAACTTGGattaaaaacattcaaaaCGGGGTTTTAAACGAACGAAATAACCGATCAAATTGGTTTTGCATGCTTGATGCAGCCGCGTTTGTATCAACGAGTTTTTtagatttatctttatatgaaCCTGATTTTGTATCGGtgtctttttataaaatatttgggTACCCAACTGGATTAGGAGCACTTTTGGTGAAAAATGGTAGCGAAAACGTTTTAGGTCGACGAAAATTTTACGGGGGTGGAACCGTTTTGATGACGATGAGCActgaaaatgttgtttttcGAAGAAACATCGTTCACAGTAAATTCGAAGATGGAACTTTACcgtttttatcgattttatcattaaaatcggGCTTTAAACAgttggaaaaattaaatttaaacatggATTTAATATCTAAACACACATTTATGTTGGGAAAATacgcattttttaaattgaggGGTTTAAAGCATCCGAATGGGAACAATTTAGTCACTTTTTATCATGATGATAGATGTTGCTTCGATGATGTTGTAAATCAAGGtggaataattaattttaatttattaaagagtGATGGGGATGTTATCGGATTCGCGGAAGTTAATTATGTTTCGAATTTATTTGGAGTTCAATTAAGAACTGGGTGCTTTTGCAATCCAGGAGCTtgccaaaaaaatttgaaattaaccaaaagtgacgttttctatcattttgaggttaagtatttttaattttttaaaattgagttttaattagattttttagCAAGGTCATGTGTGTGGGGaccaaaaagatttaattgaTGGAACCCCAACTGGATCAATTCGTATTTCTTTCGGGTATATGtcaacaaaaaaagat of the Onthophagus taurus isolate NC chromosome 10, IU_Otau_3.0, whole genome shotgun sequence genome contains:
- the LOC111428111 gene encoding molybdenum cofactor sulfurase 3; the encoded protein is MNVFEEFNRVYSDEQEKLIDLEFKRCEGVCYLDHAGATLYGETQIGEILKDLKENLYGNPHSVNSTSKSTNDAIDIIRLKCLKHFNTTPDKYSIIFTSGATESLKIIGESFDYNEGSFVYLEDNHTSVLGMRDFAEKTKVILCDEADFLLNKSSRFTEENLMTQNNSLFVYPAQSNFNGKKYPLTWIKNIQNGVLNERNNRSNWFCMLDAAAFVSTSFLDLSLYEPDFVSVSFYKIFGYPTGLGALLVKNGSENVLGRRKFYGGGTVLMTMSTENVVFRRNIVHSKFEDGTLPFLSILSLKSGFKQLEKLNLNMDLISKHTFMLGKYAFFKLRGLKHPNGNNLVTFYHDDRCCFDDVVNQGGIINFNLLKSDGDVIGFAEVNYVSNLFGVQLRTGCFCNPGACQKNLKLTKSDVFYHFEQGHVCGDQKDLIDGTPTGSIRISFGYMSTKKDMDKFITMIQSFIDKTHKNLLNKHISSEKNDNSSYEGVLESIYLYPIKSCRSHSVSKSWPLIQHGLKYDREFMIADHRGVSLTQKNNTNLCKIQPILNLTEKTLRISYENDSSEGISLKNHQNLNKFDKCESKVCGDSIQLFDCGKEISNFLSDTLGIEELKLLQFQNNSNLKRGKELKNGQLSLVNEAQFLLINRKSVEWLLERIEKDHFNDTVEDLIERFRPNFVVDFKEPFVENHIEKIFIGKFIFSNVGNCRRCQMICINQKTGEKNVNVLRTLSKEFDGKISFGIYLKREDYNKESEIFINSKVVGLCKI
- the LOC111428110 gene encoding cAMP and cAMP-inhibited cGMP 3',5'-cyclic phosphodiesterase 10A-like, with the translated sequence MDEETNEISQNIEDDQQDDIKKYGTPSKKTDPNLFTIRNDKATKRIIAPYVNIVRRGKRAALSEKDRELEFFFEGKPSIIGRNINEFLDDTVDLPTVLLESVATLKSITKSAGSRLYMVNEDLQEYYCCPRNNPNPERKIGWAVQEGSTVAGYVAARKEYVMIGDVLTDARFPEGVPFTDPTVKAVLAVPVVTPTNECLAVIELYRDVLQPNYDRNDLKIAVVIAGWIGTSIHLNKERMTMQRNQKLNECLMNLTKCYFAGTITLGRMINEVASFAKQVIDAEKATFYILNREDMTADIYDEALTGNSMLRRQLKANFNKEQSIASNVAKTGHTINIQNSFKDYRSRRDLNSKTAFIERSVLAMPIMGVEGVLGVVEAVNKIGEECFTRTDEEVFRTFTLYCALALYYSKIVDARQRADTFSDVIMSLLKRHLEPCEHDINDMKENLEFDEPLSNVNDFGWYITPERVNELPQIVYYMMTHVGEPEFFDSEELMKFILSVRIFYRKNPYHNFEHAFSVCHCMYNILKRNIELYTVNERNSLLLAALCHDIDHGGITNSFLHLNNDPLSRLYADAPWENHHFCVTMLLLGEIHIYQNISKSDHKSIQQIISNAILATDLSVYFRTRAKIAPIVEDDTFDWNNPQHRTMLIDISMTTCDLSGNCKPFPVAKKIADNLYEEFYKQGDIERSMGYTPLSTMDRLKQYNIPEDQVEFLSVLVIPACDLLRKCFPNTSPLYDEACNLRDDWWEVIRIRNERCWNVEEVLGTDILMAQPRI